One Actinoplanes missouriensis 431 DNA segment encodes these proteins:
- a CDS encoding DMT family transporter, whose product MRAESSATEEKTVTAGLLLGALGVLAFSLSLPFTRVAVADLDPWFVAFGRAVGAAALAWGYLRFTGAVTPTPRQWRRLVVVALGVVVGFPLFTSLALTTSTSAHGAVVITVLPAMTAVFAVLRAGERPPLLFWLASVGGLAVVLTFLIASGTVHGALSAADLFLLAAVILCGLGYAEGGALSRELGGARTICWALIVALPVTVPVTVTAALAAPPHAGLAGWAAFGYLTVISMFLGFFAWYAGLARGGIAKVGQIQLVQPLLTLGWSALLLGEAVSPGSLAAAIVVLGCVVATQRARTRPQQSERHAQEERHAQAERHAQEERHAPNQRSVQTERNTQNERHAQDGRGRRDAPDQREEGDDLLTPAVTPSGRGTPRR is encoded by the coding sequence ATGAGAGCAGAGAGTAGCGCTACTGAAGAAAAGACGGTAACGGCGGGGCTGCTGCTCGGGGCGCTCGGTGTCCTGGCGTTCAGCCTGTCCCTGCCGTTCACCAGGGTCGCCGTGGCTGATCTCGACCCCTGGTTCGTCGCGTTCGGACGTGCGGTCGGGGCCGCCGCGCTGGCCTGGGGCTACCTCCGGTTCACCGGGGCCGTGACGCCGACGCCCCGGCAGTGGCGCCGGCTCGTCGTCGTCGCGCTCGGCGTGGTGGTCGGTTTCCCGCTCTTCACGTCGCTGGCGCTGACCACATCCACGTCGGCGCACGGCGCAGTCGTGATCACCGTGCTGCCCGCGATGACCGCCGTCTTCGCGGTGCTGCGGGCCGGCGAGCGGCCACCGCTGCTGTTCTGGCTGGCCAGCGTCGGCGGGCTCGCGGTGGTGCTGACGTTCCTGATCGCCAGTGGCACGGTGCACGGCGCGCTCTCGGCGGCCGACCTGTTCCTGCTCGCGGCGGTGATCCTGTGCGGGCTCGGGTACGCCGAGGGTGGCGCGTTGTCCCGGGAGCTGGGCGGCGCCCGTACCATCTGCTGGGCTTTGATCGTGGCGCTTCCGGTGACCGTTCCGGTGACCGTGACCGCTGCCCTGGCCGCTCCCCCGCACGCCGGGTTGGCCGGCTGGGCGGCGTTCGGCTACCTCACGGTGATCTCGATGTTCCTCGGGTTCTTCGCCTGGTATGCCGGGCTGGCCCGCGGCGGCATCGCCAAGGTCGGCCAGATTCAGCTGGTCCAGCCGCTGCTCACGCTCGGCTGGTCGGCGCTGCTGCTCGGCGAGGCGGTCAGCCCCGGTTCGCTGGCGGCGGCGATCGTGGTGCTCGGCTGCGTGGTGGCCACCCAACGAGCCCGCACCCGGCCCCAGCAGAGCGAGCGCCACGCGCAAGAGGAGCGCCACGCGCAGGCTGAGCGCCACGCGCAAGAGGAGCGCCACGCGCCAAACCAGCGCAGCGTCCAAACCGAGCGCAACACGCAGAACGAGCGCCACGCGCAAGACGGCCGCGGCCGGCGCGACGCCCCGGACCAGCGAGAGGAGGGCGACGACCTGCTTACCCCTGCGGTTACCCCATCCGGGCGCGGAACTCCTCGACGGTGA
- a CDS encoding aminotransferase-like domain-containing protein, with amino-acid sequence MENGNAAARVIQDLRRVVAVSPAGARLASVRELTARHQASPVTVAAAIRQLVVEGLVETRNGRGTFVAARPDRSRTPDLSWQTVALGPARSGEHEMQALLALPPSGAISLSSGYLDTDLQPAAALGAALARAARQPASWQRGPAEGREDLRAWFAREAGGGLRAEDMVICPGGQAALSTALRALTVPGDTVLVESPTYLGALAAARAAGLRVVPVPADADGVRPDQLAAAFTRTRARLFYCQPLYANPTGASLAASRRAAIAETVRAAGAFLIEDDYARDLTMETAPPPPLAADDPDGHVIYLRSLTKAAAPGLRVAAIGARGPAGTRLRAARLLDDFFVSGPLQQATCEFVCSPAWTRHRTTLRTALRARRDALLTALSRHLPDLVPPRVPRGGLHLWAPLPGGADDTALAAAAAAQGVIVFPGRPWFAAEPTGPYLRLTFAASPPELMDEAVRRLARAF; translated from the coding sequence ATGGAGAACGGTAACGCAGCCGCCCGTGTTATCCAAGATCTTCGGCGGGTGGTGGCCGTCTCGCCGGCCGGTGCCCGGCTCGCGTCCGTGCGCGAACTGACCGCCCGGCACCAGGCGTCCCCGGTCACGGTCGCCGCCGCCATTCGCCAGCTCGTCGTGGAGGGCCTGGTCGAGACGCGGAACGGCCGCGGCACGTTCGTGGCCGCCCGCCCGGACCGGTCGCGCACCCCCGACCTGTCCTGGCAGACGGTCGCCCTCGGCCCGGCCCGCTCCGGCGAGCACGAGATGCAAGCGTTACTAGCGTTACCGCCATCAGGTGCCATCTCCCTCAGTAGTGGTTATCTCGACACGGATCTTCAACCGGCGGCCGCGCTCGGTGCCGCGCTGGCCCGGGCGGCCCGCCAGCCGGCGTCCTGGCAACGCGGGCCGGCCGAGGGCCGGGAAGACCTGCGCGCCTGGTTCGCCCGCGAGGCCGGCGGTGGCCTGCGCGCCGAGGACATGGTGATCTGTCCCGGCGGCCAGGCGGCGCTCTCCACGGCGCTGCGGGCGCTCACCGTGCCCGGCGACACCGTGCTGGTGGAGTCGCCCACCTACCTGGGCGCCCTCGCCGCCGCCCGGGCAGCCGGCCTGCGCGTGGTGCCCGTCCCGGCCGACGCGGACGGTGTGCGTCCCGACCAGCTGGCGGCGGCGTTCACGCGTACCCGGGCAAGGCTCTTCTACTGCCAACCCCTCTACGCCAACCCGACCGGCGCGAGCCTGGCGGCGTCGCGCCGGGCCGCGATCGCCGAGACGGTACGCGCTGCCGGCGCCTTCCTCATCGAGGACGACTACGCCCGCGACCTCACGATGGAGACGGCCCCGCCCCCGCCACTGGCTGCCGACGATCCCGACGGCCATGTCATCTACCTCCGTTCGCTCACCAAGGCGGCCGCTCCGGGCCTGCGTGTCGCCGCGATCGGCGCCCGTGGACCGGCCGGTACCCGCCTGCGCGCGGCCCGCCTGCTCGACGACTTCTTCGTCTCCGGCCCGCTGCAGCAGGCCACCTGCGAGTTCGTCTGCTCCCCGGCCTGGACCCGGCACCGCACCACCCTGCGAACAGCCCTCCGCGCCCGCCGCGACGCCCTGCTCACAGCCCTGTCCCGTCACCTGCCTGACCTGGTCCCGCCCCGTGTCCCCCGAGGCGGCCTGCACCTGTGGGCCCCGTTGCCCGGCGGTGCCGACGACACCGCCCTGGCCGCCGCCGCAGCCGCCCAGGGCGTGATCGTCTTTCCGGGCCGCCCGTGGTTCGCGGCCGAGCCGACCGGCCCGTATCTGCGCCTGACGTTCGCCGCCAGCCCACCGGAGCTGATGGACGAGGCCGTCCGCCGGCTGGCACGCGCGTTCTGA
- a CDS encoding alpha/beta hydrolase-fold protein, with protein sequence MRRRTLLTAGSLLAAGPLLTTALSGCSWTRPDDGPVLPSAPAGDERLEQRFSAARGRIVDFWTAVPAGHGDGRGLPVCLVLHGGSKRPADFSALGLGRFLTDAVRRGAPPFVLAGATGDRLAWRPRGGDDPQWMVRQELPAWCAERGFDTGRLAAWGWSMGGSGSLLLASTFPGLVRSVAAFSPAVTPGDAVFDGLERIGRTPVGLWCGKGDDLYGNVRELWATLPVPPRAGGFGPGEHNFGYWSTLIPEAFDFLAESLR encoded by the coding sequence GTGCGACGACGAACACTCCTGACGGCGGGATCGCTGCTGGCGGCCGGCCCTCTGCTGACGACCGCGCTGAGCGGCTGCTCGTGGACCCGGCCCGACGATGGACCGGTCCTGCCCTCGGCACCGGCCGGCGATGAGCGTCTCGAACAGCGGTTCTCGGCCGCCCGTGGGCGGATCGTGGACTTCTGGACGGCCGTTCCGGCGGGTCACGGCGACGGGCGCGGGCTGCCCGTGTGCCTGGTGCTGCACGGCGGCTCGAAACGCCCCGCGGATTTCTCCGCGCTCGGCCTGGGCCGGTTCCTGACCGATGCGGTGCGCCGCGGCGCGCCACCGTTCGTGCTGGCCGGTGCCACCGGTGACCGTCTGGCATGGCGGCCACGGGGTGGCGACGACCCGCAGTGGATGGTCCGGCAGGAGTTGCCGGCGTGGTGCGCAGAGCGCGGCTTCGACACCGGCCGGCTCGCCGCGTGGGGCTGGTCGATGGGTGGTTCGGGGTCGCTGCTGCTGGCGTCGACGTTCCCCGGTCTGGTCCGTTCGGTGGCGGCGTTCTCCCCCGCGGTCACGCCGGGAGACGCGGTCTTCGACGGCCTGGAGCGGATCGGCCGGACTCCTGTCGGATTGTGGTGCGGGAAGGGAGACGATCTGTACGGGAACGTGCGCGAACTGTGGGCGACGCTGCCGGTCCCGCCCCGGGCGGGTGGGTTCGGGCCGGGTGAGCACAATTTCGGCTACTGGTCCACGCTGATCCCGGAGGCGTTCGACTTCCTCGCCGAGAGCCTTCGCTGA
- a CDS encoding DinB family protein, with amino-acid sequence MSVFHQPLREQIEALVDEHRQALAASLDGLTEEQARRRLVPSRTTLLGLVKHATFVEKVWFDEAVTGRSRAEIGIPKTPDQSFILAGSDTIESVRNAYRKACESSRRAVEKIDLDDLLPGNRRGPLPLRWVYLHVLRELAQHCGHADILREQILAAE; translated from the coding sequence ATGTCCGTCTTTCATCAGCCACTGCGTGAGCAGATAGAGGCTCTCGTCGACGAACACCGCCAGGCCCTCGCCGCCAGCCTCGACGGCCTCACCGAGGAGCAGGCCCGCCGTCGGCTGGTGCCGTCGCGAACCACGCTGCTCGGTCTGGTCAAGCACGCCACGTTCGTGGAGAAGGTGTGGTTCGACGAGGCGGTCACCGGCCGCTCCCGAGCTGAGATCGGCATCCCGAAGACACCGGACCAGTCCTTCATCCTGGCCGGATCCGACACGATCGAGAGCGTGCGGAACGCGTACCGGAAGGCCTGTGAAAGCTCCCGGCGCGCCGTGGAGAAGATTGATCTCGACGATCTGTTGCCGGGCAATCGGCGCGGGCCGTTGCCGTTGCGCTGGGTCTACCTGCACGTGCTCCGGGAGCTGGCGCAGCACTGCGGGCACGCCGACATCCTGCGGGAGCAGATCCTGGCGGCTGAGTAA
- a CDS encoding sensor histidine kinase — MRRHLVRRLRAAGDALEHVVGGLGTSVLALGAVLWLLVVAVMCLAGIGLLLTPTVFTLTRAVADRERRRLSRWGPEVLGPPPLPATTRERLHDPAVRRELAWVVWHGTAGFLLGVVGITVPVHAIQNITFPLWYRAFEPEDRGPGLVFWRIDDLGDALVVMVIGLVLVVVAVSVVPGIGRLLALPGRRLLSPDGDVDLSLRVAELTATRAAALDAHAAELRRIERALHDGTQNRLVALTVLIGAARRAGERNPDAVPGILDRAQDATEQALAELRAVVRGILPPVLDDRGLAGALGGLAATCAVPCRVEVDVPGRCAASVEATAYFVVAEALTNVVKHSGAASAAVTVRRVDDRLHVRITDDGRGGAAQSGGSGLSGIRRRVEAYDGRFEMDSPPGGPTTLDVELPCGS; from the coding sequence ATGCGCCGTCATCTCGTCCGGAGGTTGCGTGCCGCCGGTGACGCCCTCGAGCACGTCGTCGGCGGGCTCGGCACGTCGGTGCTGGCCCTCGGCGCCGTCCTCTGGCTGCTCGTGGTCGCCGTCATGTGCCTCGCCGGGATCGGGCTCCTCCTCACACCGACCGTCTTCACGCTCACCCGTGCGGTGGCCGACCGGGAACGCCGCAGGCTGAGCCGCTGGGGCCCCGAGGTGCTCGGCCCGCCGCCCCTGCCGGCGACCACCCGGGAGCGCCTGCACGACCCGGCCGTCCGCAGGGAACTCGCGTGGGTGGTGTGGCACGGCACGGCCGGGTTCCTTCTCGGCGTCGTCGGGATCACGGTGCCGGTCCACGCGATCCAGAACATCACCTTCCCTCTCTGGTACCGGGCGTTCGAGCCTGAGGACCGCGGGCCCGGTCTCGTCTTCTGGCGTATCGACGACCTCGGCGACGCGCTCGTCGTCATGGTGATCGGCCTGGTCCTCGTCGTGGTCGCCGTGTCCGTGGTCCCCGGCATCGGCCGGCTGCTGGCGCTTCCCGGTCGCCGGCTGCTCAGCCCGGACGGCGACGTCGACCTGTCGCTGCGGGTGGCCGAGCTGACCGCCACCCGTGCCGCCGCCCTCGACGCGCACGCCGCGGAACTGCGCCGGATCGAACGGGCGCTGCACGACGGTACGCAGAACCGGCTGGTCGCCCTCACGGTGCTGATCGGGGCCGCCCGCCGGGCCGGCGAACGCAATCCGGACGCGGTTCCCGGCATCCTCGACCGGGCGCAGGACGCCACCGAGCAGGCCCTCGCCGAGCTGCGCGCGGTGGTGCGCGGCATCCTGCCGCCGGTGCTCGACGACCGCGGCCTGGCCGGCGCGCTCGGCGGACTCGCCGCCACCTGTGCCGTGCCGTGCCGGGTCGAGGTCGACGTGCCCGGCCGGTGCGCCGCGTCGGTCGAGGCGACCGCGTACTTCGTGGTGGCCGAGGCGCTCACCAACGTGGTGAAGCACAGCGGCGCGGCCTCGGCCGCCGTCACCGTGCGCCGGGTGGACGACCGGCTGCACGTGCGGATCACCGACGACGGGCGCGGCGGCGCGGCGCAGAGCGGCGGCTCCGGGCTGAGTGGCATCCGGCGGCGGGTCGAGGCCTACGATGGCCGCTTCGAGATGGACAGCCCGCCGGGCGGTCCGACGACGCTGGACGTGGAGCTGCCGTGCGGATCGTGA
- a CDS encoding response regulator transcription factor — protein MRIVIAEDDPLLREGLTLLLRAEGLDVVAATGAPGPFLSAVDEHRPDVVIVDVRMPPTHTDEGIVAAVEARRRQPELAVLVLSAYVEQAFAADLLASGSARLGYLLKERVGRVEEFLDALHRVAGGGTAIDPEVIGQLLTRPRPDSSLERLSPREREVLALMAEGLGNAAIAEKLFITEGAVHKHIRRIFAKLGLAPDDRADRRVTAVLRYLDVAER, from the coding sequence GTGCGGATCGTGATCGCTGAGGACGACCCGCTGCTGCGTGAAGGGCTCACCCTGCTGCTGCGCGCCGAGGGACTGGACGTGGTCGCCGCGACCGGCGCTCCCGGACCGTTCCTCTCCGCTGTCGACGAGCACCGGCCGGACGTCGTGATCGTCGACGTGCGGATGCCGCCCACGCACACCGACGAGGGGATCGTGGCCGCCGTCGAGGCCCGGCGGCGGCAGCCGGAGCTGGCCGTCCTGGTGCTCTCCGCGTACGTCGAGCAGGCCTTCGCCGCGGACCTGCTCGCGTCCGGCTCGGCGCGGCTGGGATATCTCCTGAAGGAGCGGGTGGGCCGGGTCGAGGAGTTCCTGGACGCCCTGCACCGCGTTGCCGGCGGCGGCACGGCGATCGACCCCGAGGTGATCGGCCAGTTGCTCACCAGGCCCCGCCCGGACAGCTCGCTGGAGCGGCTCAGCCCTCGTGAACGTGAGGTGCTCGCGCTGATGGCCGAGGGCCTCGGCAACGCGGCGATCGCGGAGAAGCTCTTCATCACCGAAGGCGCCGTGCACAAGCACATCCGCCGGATCTTCGCGAAGCTGGGCCTCGCCCCCGACGACCGCGCCGATCGCCGGGTCACCGCGGTGCTGCGCTACCTCGACGTCGCCGAAAGGTAG
- a CDS encoding ABC transporter ATP-binding protein, whose amino-acid sequence MSAVRVQGLTRIYPASDGEQVRALAGVDADFAAGTFTAIMGPSGSGKSTLLQAAAGLDRPTEGSVWIGGTELSRLSETQLTKLRRGRIGFVFQAFNLIGALTVEENIVLPLRLAGTLPDRAWLRQVIERVGLGDRLRHRPSALSGGQQQRVAIARALASRPEVIFCDEPTGALDTGTAAEVLTLLRGVVNEHGQTVIMVTHDPVAASYADRVMVLADGRIVHDMPQPGADRIAEHLAALGRRPHAATPSAMGLSVATAGAPR is encoded by the coding sequence ATGTCCGCGGTTCGCGTTCAAGGCTTGACCCGTATTTATCCGGCAAGTGACGGGGAGCAGGTCCGAGCTCTCGCCGGGGTCGACGCCGACTTCGCCGCCGGCACCTTCACCGCGATCATGGGGCCGTCCGGCTCCGGCAAGAGCACCCTGCTGCAGGCAGCGGCCGGGCTGGACCGGCCCACCGAGGGCAGTGTGTGGATCGGTGGCACCGAGCTGTCGCGACTCTCCGAGACCCAGCTGACGAAACTGCGCCGGGGCCGGATCGGCTTCGTTTTCCAAGCCTTCAATTTGATCGGCGCGTTGACCGTCGAGGAGAACATCGTTCTGCCCCTCCGCCTGGCCGGCACCCTCCCCGACCGTGCGTGGCTCCGTCAGGTGATCGAGCGGGTCGGGCTCGGCGATCGGCTGCGGCATCGGCCCTCCGCCCTCTCCGGTGGGCAGCAGCAGCGGGTCGCCATCGCGCGTGCCCTCGCCTCGCGCCCTGAGGTGATCTTCTGCGACGAGCCGACCGGCGCGCTCGACACCGGCACGGCCGCTGAGGTGCTCACCCTGCTCCGCGGGGTGGTCAACGAGCACGGGCAGACCGTCATCATGGTCACCCACGATCCGGTCGCCGCCTCCTACGCGGACCGGGTGATGGTGCTGGCCGACGGCCGGATCGTGCACGACATGCCGCAGCCGGGCGCCGACCGGATCGCCGAGCACCTGGCCGCCCTGGGCCGGCGCCCGCATGCGGCGACCCCGAGCGCCATGGGCTTGAGCGTCGCGACGGCGGGAGCACCCCGATGA
- a CDS encoding FtsX-like permease family protein, whose product MITLAARMLRHRPGSSVATLIALTLGALILTAMGVLIESGLRYHPAPARYAAADLVVARPDTTFTTKQFDGEVYRSTAVLPEGGTVPAALATRIRELPGVAAVAVDEGIPVDGRPSGRGWSSAALTPYQLTTGVAPQHRGEVVLDGAAAGGAQPGDRVDLLIGGELRPYLITGLATGSGPAAVFFTDAEAAALAPKTGEVTAIGVDAQPGADVTELQSRIATLAGDARVLTGGDSGLAEHSEDRAAAGLLVQIGGSFGGYVVLLIVFVVAATVGLSVRHRRRDLALVRAVAATPGQVRRMIMLESALVSVVAGAIGVPAGLAAAHWLTGELTGRGFLPSSFPMLPGSIAAPAALVIVLATAVVAGLLAARRVAGIKPAEALGEAAIEPADPGRKRLISGVIALGAAGSAAGAAVVAGGQTAMGAALGMLYLFVLAVALLAPWINRIAARLLDRPLRAVFGTSGYLASANLRANARGTATVLTSLVLAVGFGGSVWFLQNNLERQAVAESRAGLLASRAVVAPAGLSSSAVAELRAIPSVRAVTPTRHTSVIVPLMGDAETIVARAVDPASLGETLDLGVIEGSVGELRDGTAAVSRTQASLFGWDLGEKVEMRLGDGRSAQVRIVAIYQRGLGFGDVMLPLSQVGGLSDEVLISAPVSASVDAAVRDVAATHPGSAVVDTAELTGGLARDLALSAWLNRLLIAVMVGYAVVAAANTMVMAALARRRELAMLRLAGVTKRQIKRMVNAEQAGLLGTAVVLGASIAGLTLSSVVRALTGNPVPYVPAIGALTVLGGAAILALATTVLPIARLLRTPPVEDIGIKE is encoded by the coding sequence ATGATCACGCTGGCTGCACGGATGCTGCGCCACCGTCCCGGTTCCTCGGTGGCCACCCTGATCGCTCTCACTCTCGGCGCCCTGATCCTGACCGCGATGGGCGTGCTCATCGAGTCGGGGCTGCGGTACCACCCGGCGCCCGCGCGCTATGCCGCCGCGGACCTGGTGGTGGCCCGCCCGGACACCACCTTCACCACGAAGCAGTTCGACGGGGAGGTCTATCGGAGCACGGCTGTCCTCCCCGAGGGAGGAACCGTTCCCGCCGCGCTCGCCACCCGGATCCGCGAGCTGCCGGGCGTCGCCGCGGTCGCCGTCGACGAGGGCATTCCGGTTGACGGGCGGCCCTCCGGCCGCGGCTGGTCCAGCGCGGCCCTGACCCCCTACCAGTTGACGACCGGCGTCGCTCCCCAGCACCGCGGCGAGGTGGTTCTGGACGGGGCAGCCGCGGGCGGCGCGCAGCCCGGCGACCGCGTCGACCTGTTGATCGGCGGGGAGCTGCGTCCGTATCTGATCACTGGTCTCGCGACCGGGAGCGGACCCGCCGCTGTCTTCTTCACCGACGCGGAGGCTGCGGCGCTGGCACCGAAGACGGGTGAGGTCACCGCCATCGGTGTCGACGCCCAGCCAGGCGCCGACGTCACCGAGTTGCAATCCCGGATCGCGACCCTCGCCGGCGACGCACGCGTCCTGACCGGTGGCGACAGCGGCCTGGCCGAGCATTCGGAGGACCGCGCCGCCGCCGGCCTGCTGGTCCAGATCGGTGGTTCGTTCGGCGGCTATGTCGTGTTGCTGATCGTCTTCGTGGTCGCCGCCACGGTTGGTCTGTCCGTGCGTCACCGCCGCCGCGACCTGGCGCTCGTGCGGGCCGTCGCCGCCACTCCCGGCCAGGTGCGCCGCATGATCATGTTGGAGTCCGCCCTGGTCAGCGTGGTCGCTGGAGCGATCGGCGTACCGGCCGGACTTGCCGCCGCCCACTGGCTGACCGGCGAGCTCACCGGCCGGGGCTTCCTGCCGTCGAGCTTCCCGATGCTGCCGGGCAGCATCGCCGCACCCGCCGCTCTTGTGATCGTGCTCGCGACGGCGGTCGTCGCGGGATTGCTCGCCGCCCGCCGTGTCGCCGGCATCAAGCCCGCCGAGGCGCTGGGCGAAGCGGCGATCGAGCCGGCCGATCCTGGGCGCAAGCGCCTGATCAGCGGCGTGATTGCGCTCGGCGCGGCGGGTTCGGCAGCGGGTGCGGCGGTCGTTGCCGGCGGGCAGACCGCGATGGGGGCCGCGCTCGGCATGCTGTACCTGTTCGTCCTCGCCGTCGCGCTGCTGGCGCCCTGGATCAACCGGATCGCGGCACGGCTGCTCGACCGCCCGTTGCGCGCGGTCTTCGGCACGAGCGGCTACCTGGCGTCAGCCAACCTGCGAGCCAACGCGCGCGGCACGGCAACGGTGCTGACGTCGCTGGTCCTGGCGGTCGGCTTCGGCGGATCGGTGTGGTTTCTGCAGAACAACCTGGAACGCCAGGCGGTCGCCGAAAGCCGCGCCGGCCTGCTCGCCTCGCGCGCGGTGGTCGCTCCGGCGGGGCTGTCCAGCTCCGCGGTGGCCGAGCTTCGAGCAATTCCTTCGGTACGGGCTGTCACGCCGACCCGGCACACGTCGGTCATCGTCCCGCTGATGGGCGACGCGGAGACGATCGTCGCGCGGGCTGTGGACCCCGCGTCCCTGGGGGAGACCCTCGACCTCGGTGTCATCGAGGGCAGCGTCGGCGAGTTGCGGGACGGGACCGCCGCGGTGTCGCGGACGCAGGCGTCCCTGTTCGGCTGGGATCTCGGCGAGAAGGTCGAGATGCGGCTCGGTGACGGCCGGTCGGCGCAGGTCCGGATCGTGGCGATCTACCAGCGCGGGCTCGGCTTCGGTGACGTGATGCTGCCGCTGTCACAGGTCGGCGGGCTGAGCGACGAAGTGCTGATCAGCGCGCCGGTCTCGGCGTCCGTGGACGCGGCGGTGCGTGACGTCGCCGCGACGCACCCCGGCAGCGCCGTCGTCGACACCGCCGAACTGACCGGCGGGCTCGCCCGCGACCTCGCCCTCAGCGCCTGGCTGAACCGGCTCCTGATCGCCGTGATGGTGGGGTATGCGGTGGTCGCCGCGGCCAACACGATGGTCATGGCTGCGCTCGCCCGCCGCCGCGAGCTCGCCATGCTGCGCCTGGCCGGGGTGACCAAGCGCCAGATCAAACGCATGGTCAACGCCGAGCAGGCCGGTCTGCTGGGAACCGCGGTCGTCCTCGGAGCCTCGATCGCCGGGCTGACCCTGAGCAGCGTGGTGCGAGCGTTGACCGGAAACCCGGTGCCGTACGTGCCGGCGATCGGAGCGCTGACAGTCCTCGGCGGGGCAGCGATTCTGGCGCTGGCCACGACGGTGCTGCCGATCGCCCGGCTGCTGCGGACGCCGCCGGTCGAGGACATCGGGATCAAGGAGTGA
- a CDS encoding esterase/lipase family protein — protein MRQQRSRPFGVRALLLGAAAVLVTGVGAAFAMPSRDAGPPLAVSKLALHCVGDAAASARAGRTPVLLIHGTGSNFQANFSWNWARAFALEKRAYCGIDLPDDASGDIQVAAEHVVQAIRTLHEAARSPIALVGHSQGGLIGRWALKYWPDTRTMVDEYVALAPPNHGTNTFVAQCEAAGECPAARWQQRTGSRFLAALNDGPQTWPGIDYTQVMTHLDEIVVPYSSSVLPAGANVSNIEVNRICPGETVEHFGLAYDNAAFLIGMDALTNPGPAQPARIGAGRCGPPLMPAVDPATFPTRAAAALVQSANAMVTAQQLAAEPPLRCYASRDQRDCTPTAR, from the coding sequence ATGCGTCAGCAACGATCCCGCCCGTTCGGCGTCCGCGCCCTTCTGCTGGGCGCCGCCGCCGTCCTCGTCACCGGAGTGGGCGCGGCGTTCGCCATGCCCAGCCGGGATGCCGGGCCGCCGCTCGCCGTCTCGAAACTGGCGCTGCACTGTGTCGGCGACGCGGCCGCCAGCGCCCGCGCCGGGCGGACGCCGGTGCTGCTCATCCACGGGACCGGGTCGAACTTCCAGGCGAACTTCTCCTGGAACTGGGCACGGGCGTTCGCTCTCGAGAAGCGGGCGTACTGCGGGATCGACCTGCCGGACGACGCCAGCGGGGACATCCAGGTCGCCGCCGAGCATGTGGTGCAGGCGATCCGCACCCTGCACGAGGCCGCCCGGTCGCCGATCGCGCTGGTCGGGCACAGCCAGGGCGGGCTGATCGGGCGGTGGGCGCTGAAGTACTGGCCGGACACGCGGACGATGGTCGACGAGTATGTTGCGCTCGCGCCGCCGAACCACGGGACGAACACGTTCGTCGCCCAGTGCGAGGCGGCGGGGGAGTGCCCGGCGGCTCGGTGGCAGCAACGGACCGGGTCGCGGTTCCTCGCGGCGCTCAACGACGGGCCACAGACCTGGCCGGGCATCGACTATACGCAGGTCATGACGCATCTCGACGAGATCGTCGTGCCGTACAGCTCGTCGGTTCTGCCGGCCGGCGCCAACGTGAGCAACATCGAGGTCAACCGGATCTGCCCGGGCGAGACCGTCGAGCATTTCGGGCTCGCCTACGACAACGCGGCGTTCCTGATCGGCATGGACGCGCTCACCAACCCGGGTCCCGCGCAACCCGCTCGGATCGGCGCTGGCCGGTGCGGTCCGCCGCTGATGCCGGCGGTCGACCCGGCGACCTTCCCGACGCGGGCGGCGGCCGCGCTGGTGCAGAGCGCCAACGCGATGGTCACCGCCCAGCAGCTGGCGGCGGAGCCGCCGTTGCGCTGCTACGCCTCCCGGGATCAGCGGGACTGCACGCCGACTGCACGGTGA